The DNA sequence GTTAACCCCGTCCTCGGAAGGAAGAAGAAGGGCGACTACAAGGACGAGGTCATAATAAAGGCTTACGAAGCTTTGTTCAGGCATTATTATCCAAGGGACGCTGCGACTCTCGCGACGGTTCGCTACGAGATGCGCTATGCCGGGCCTAGAGAGGCAATCCACCACGCTATAATGAGGAAGAACATGGGTGCAACGCATTTCATCGTCGGGAGAGATCACGCTGGCGTTGGCGACTACTACGGGCCATATGAAGCATGGGACATGTTTGACAACTTCCCAGACCTCGGCATAACGCCGATGTTCATCAGGGAGGCCTTCTACTGCAAGAAGTGCGGGGGAATGGTCAACGCGAAGATATGTCCCCACAGTGAGGAGTTCCACGTCCACATAAGCGGAACAAAGCTGAGGAAGATGATTATGGCCGGGGAGCAACCACCGGAGTACATGATGAGGCCCGAGGTTTATGAAGTAGTCAGGAGCTTCGAGAATCCGTTCGTGGAGTGAGTATTATCCGGCCTTCTCGTTTTAATTCTAAACGGTGTTCGGAATGAAGGTTGAGAGTGGCATAGCGGACGTAATTGAAAGTTTCGGCAGGAAGGCAGAAAATGATGCTCTCAAAGAGTTCCTAACCGAGAGGGCTGGGTTAGAGAAAGCCGGCATGCACCTCATAGTTCACCACTGGGATACGGACGGGATAACCTCAGCGGCGCTTCTCGTGAAGGCCCTTAAACTGAAGGAGTTCACGAACATGACGGCACCGATAGGCGACTTCAGGTTTGACGAGAGAATATGGAACGCTATCGAGAAGGCCAATATACTCTACGTCCTCGACTTCAACGTGCCGAACGAGGTCGAGAGGGTGAGAATTCCGACGCTCTTCATAGACCACCACAATCAGGGAAGGATTAAGAACCCGCTCGTGGGGCAGGTCAATCCTTCTCTTAAGGGCGAATACTATCCGTCATGCTCGCTCGTCGTCTCGGAGTATTTCAACGTCTTCAACGCGTGGAGCGCCCTCGGCGCCGTTGGAGACATCGGCGAGAAGGCTTTCGAGCTGGATGTTGTTAGGAAGCTCCTCAAGAAAGAAGGCCTATCGCAGTCGGAAGCCCTAAGGCTGGTGGAACTAATAGACTCCAACTACATCGCGATGGACAGAAAAGCGGTGGAGGATGCAGTAAGGGTTCTCCTTGAGAACAATACTAAAGACCTCCTCGAATACGAGCCTTGGCTCAAGAAAGCGGAAGCGATAAGAGAGGCCATAGAAAAAGCCCTCTCGGATGCCGAGGAGAGGAACGGCTTTGCCTTTGTGGAATTTGAGAGTCCCTTCAACATCATCTCAAAGGTCGCGAGAAAGCTCGTCTGGGAGTTAAACTACCGTGGAGCCATTGTTGTCAATGAGAACTTCCACGGAAAGGCCCAGATGTACTTCAGGATCTCCCCGGAAGAGGCCGAGAGGATAGATATGGAGGGGATTATCGCCAGGCTTAAAGCCTTAGGCACGAACTCCGGGGGGAAGAGGGAAGTTGTAGGTTGCGTCTGCGGGAGGAATAAAATCAGGAATGCGCTCAGAATCATTGAGGAATATCTGGGGTGAGTGTTATGGAGTTTGAGAGGAAGGTTAGGGAAGGTATGGCCGAAACAAAGAAGCTCTTCGTTATAGGTCTCGATTCCGCTCCGCCGGAGCTGCTCTTCGGAAAGTTCTACGACGAACTGCCAAACATGAGGAGGCTCATCGAGCGCTCCATCCACGGGCCGATGAAGACGGGGATTCCCGCGATAACGATTCCGATGTGGATGGTCATGGTTACAGGGAAGACACCGGGCGAGCTCGGTCTCTACGGCTTCAGACACAGGAAGGGCTACAGCTACACGGAATACTGGATTGCCCACAGTAAAAAGGTGAAGGAACCGACCCTGTGGGATCATCTTGGCGAAACGGGGAGGAAATCGATAATAGTCGGCGTCCCGCCGACCTATCCGCCGAAGCCGATCAAAGGCCACCTCGTCAGCTGCTTCATAACGCCCGATGCCAGCGTTGACTACACCTACCCTAAGGAGCTTAAGGGGGAGATTGAGCGTTTGGTTGGCGAGTACATCTTCGACGTCCCGTTCAGGAAAGAGGCCAAAGATGAAGTTAAGGAAGGCCTCTGGGAGATGACGGAGAAGAGGTTTGAGGTCATCAGATACCTCCTCCAAGAGAAGGACTGGGACTACTTCCACTTCGTCGAGATAGGCTTGGATAGAGTTCACCACGCCTTCTGGAGATACTTCGACCCCAACCACCACCTCTATCCGGGAAAAGGAAACAAGTACGAGACCGTCATTCCAGACTACTGGAAGCTCCTAGACAAAGAAATTGGAAAGACGCTAAAGCTGATAGACCTAGACGAAACCGCTGTCATGATAGTCTCTGACCACGGAATCAAGGGGATGCACGGCAACTTCGCCGTCAACCAGTGGCTCGCCGAGGAGGGCCTGCTGAAGATGAGGAACCCTGAGGTTCTGCACGATGGTAAGGTGAAGCGCTTCGAGCAGGTAAAGATTGACTGGAAGGAGACGACAGCATGGGGCTGGGGAGGCTACTACTCAAGGATCTTCCTCAACGTGAAGGGCAGGGAACTCTTCGGGAAAGTTCCCAAGAGCAAATTCGAAGAAGTTAGGGACGAGGTTGCCGAGCTTATACGCTCCATAAGGGGGCCGAACGGCGAGAAGTGGGACAACCGTGTTTACTATCCCGAGGACATCTATCCCGTCACAAGGGGCAGCAAGCCGGACATAATGGTCTACTTCGACAACCTGAACTGGCGCGCGGCAGGAACCGTTGGGCATCCAACCAACTACCTGCCGGAGAACGACACCGGCCCGGACGACGCCAACCACTCCGAGGTTGGGGTCTTCTCCCTCTACCTGCCCGGGCTGGATGAGGAGAAGGGGACACAGCTCACAATCTATGACGTTGCTCCAACAGTGCTCACCCTCTTCGGCCTGAGGGAGAAGGCTGAAGAGCTCAGAGGGAGGAGTATCCTCTAAGCTCTAGGTCTCAAGGTGAATGCGATGGAAATTAGGTTCATTCCCCATGCACTGGAGAGACTTAGGGAAAGGAGAATACCAAAAGAACTCATAGAAGAAACGCTCTCAAGCCCTGACACTGTTTTAGAGGGATACTGCGGCAGGAGAGTCGCTCAGAAACACCTAAACGGTAAACTGATAAGGGTTATCTACGAAGAGGAAACGGATGGGGTGTTAGTAGTTATTACAGCCTACGTAACGTCAAAAGTCAAAAAACATGGAGGTGAGGAAAGGTGAGGATATCCTACGATCCCAAGCACGATGTCATGTACATAAAGTTCTCCGACGCAAAGATTGTCGAGACCATTGAGGTAGAAGAAGGTGTGATAATAGACTACGGCGAGAACGGGGAGATAGTAGGCATAGAAATAATCAACGCCTCTATGAGAACTCATTCGTATCCTTTAAACGAAATAACTGTGAAGATCGAAGAGGCCACAGTCCATTAATGCTTGGCAATCATCGAACGGAGGGGATGAGATGACTGGGCACAAAAGCCTCGAAAAGGGCTTTACAATCTGGCTCACAGGGCCGAGCGGGGCGGGGAAGACGACCTTAGCCGTAAAGCTGGCAAAAAGACTAAGGGAAATGGGCTACCGCGTCGAGATACTCGATGGCGATACGATAAGAAAAACCCTCTACCCAAACCTGGGCTTTTCAAAGGAAGCCAGGGAGATGCACAACAGGGTTGTAATCCATATGGCCAAGCTCCTCAGCAGGAACGGCGTCATAGCGATAGTTTCGCTAATCTCGCCATACAAAGCCGTCA is a window from the Thermococcus sp. genome containing:
- a CDS encoding DHH family phosphoesterase, with the protein product MHLIVHHWDTDGITSAALLVKALKLKEFTNMTAPIGDFRFDERIWNAIEKANILYVLDFNVPNEVERVRIPTLFIDHHNQGRIKNPLVGQVNPSLKGEYYPSCSLVVSEYFNVFNAWSALGAVGDIGEKAFELDVVRKLLKKEGLSQSEALRLVELIDSNYIAMDRKAVEDAVRVLLENNTKDLLEYEPWLKKAEAIREAIEKALSDAEERNGFAFVEFESPFNIISKVARKLVWELNYRGAIVVNENFHGKAQMYFRISPEEAERIDMEGIIARLKALGTNSGGKREVVGCVCGRNKIRNALRIIEEYLG
- a CDS encoding alkaline phosphatase family protein; protein product: MEFERKVREGMAETKKLFVIGLDSAPPELLFGKFYDELPNMRRLIERSIHGPMKTGIPAITIPMWMVMVTGKTPGELGLYGFRHRKGYSYTEYWIAHSKKVKEPTLWDHLGETGRKSIIVGVPPTYPPKPIKGHLVSCFITPDASVDYTYPKELKGEIERLVGEYIFDVPFRKEAKDEVKEGLWEMTEKRFEVIRYLLQEKDWDYFHFVEIGLDRVHHAFWRYFDPNHHLYPGKGNKYETVIPDYWKLLDKEIGKTLKLIDLDETAVMIVSDHGIKGMHGNFAVNQWLAEEGLLKMRNPEVLHDGKVKRFEQVKIDWKETTAWGWGGYYSRIFLNVKGRELFGKVPKSKFEEVRDEVAELIRSIRGPNGEKWDNRVYYPEDIYPVTRGSKPDIMVYFDNLNWRAAGTVGHPTNYLPENDTGPDDANHSEVGVFSLYLPGLDEEKGTQLTIYDVAPTVLTLFGLREKAEELRGRSIL
- a CDS encoding DUF4258 domain-containing protein: MEIRFIPHALERLRERRIPKELIEETLSSPDTVLEGYCGRRVAQKHLNGKLIRVIYEEETDGVLVVITAYVTSKVKKHGGEER
- a CDS encoding DUF2283 domain-containing protein — encoded protein: MRISYDPKHDVMYIKFSDAKIVETIEVEEGVIIDYGENGEIVGIEIINASMRTHSYPLNEITVKIEEATVH
- the cysC gene encoding adenylyl-sulfate kinase, producing the protein MTGHKSLEKGFTIWLTGPSGAGKTTLAVKLAKRLREMGYRVEILDGDTIRKTLYPNLGFSKEAREMHNRVVIHMAKLLSRNGVIAIVSLISPYKAVREYARKEIGDFIEVYVYAPLEVRIKRDPKGLYAKALRGEIKGLTGYDGVYEEPENPEVEVDSSRMTPEEEVEAVIAKARELGYLP